AATACTACAAAAAACAACATTAATTTACAGTTACCATTCAAATGAAATAAGCAGAGAATCACATAAGTTTATTTTTCATTTATTATCAATAGGGTGGTGTGATTTATCAGTCAGCGAGAGATACCCTAAATAATTCGGGGTTCAGGACAAAAACGGCAAGGCATTTTTGAACACGGCTTGCAGCGGCTCTTTAGGGCGGGGAACTCGATGGGCCGCATATTTAAATGCAGCCAACGCACATGCAACTTGAAGGATGTCGGGTATACCTCGGGGGATCATCATAAACACCTTATGGCTATCGCAAATGTGATAGATACCCCGGCTTATCCTCGTCAAAACCCGCTTTCCCTGATCCCCAACGCGGCAACCCGACGCCATACCGCACCAAGAATGGATTCTTTTTCCCCTTCCAGAATAACGCTGCCCCGCAGAGGCTGTTGCGGCGGCAGGAATTGCTCCTCCTGTACCATAAAACGAACGCGGTACTGCGCTTGTACCGGTTGGGGATTGTGGTCGCGGTCGCGGCGCACGGCGATGGGGCCATGGCGATCGGATGCCAGCATTTCTTGCTGTAACCAGGCGGTGCCGGTTGGCGCAATGTCTTTTAGCTGTACCGTCAGGCGGGGATAAGCCGGGTCGTCTGCGATAAAATCGCCCGTCATGCCTGCTTTTGCGCGTGTCAGGGAGTCTTCTGGTAAATATCCCTGCACTTTGCCTGTCCCTTGCTCAACAACGCGCAATAAGGGCATGTCGGTGGTCAGCCAGCGGCCCTCAGTCATATCCCTTGCCACATCTCTCACTTGCCCCGCCTGCGGTGCTGTGATCGACAACCGCTGACGCTGCGCATCGAGCCCCCGATAGCGGGCCAGCGATTCAGCCAGTTGCTGGTCAAGTACTTGCGTTTCGCTGGCGGTTTCCTGACGACCCGCCCCTCGTTGTCGTTGCTGCTGTAAGACGGCGATCTGCTGACGTTCAATATTGAGTCGATAGTCCAGATCGGGTGACGCCAGCTCCAGCAACAGCTCGCCAGCTTTGACTCGTTGACCGTCGGTGACATAGCGCGTTTTTACCTGAGCGGCAATTGGGGCATACAGCACACTGACGCTTTCTGCCTCCAGTACCGCCGGAATACGAATGCTGCCGCGCCAGGGAAACAGCAGCACTAACAGCACCGCCGCCAAAATCAGGCCTGAACGTCGCAGGTTGACGAGATGAGCAGTTTGACGCATGGACCACCAGATATGTATTTCTTTAACTACCGGGAGCACGATAAACCAGCCAATTTCTACCAGCATCAGAACGATGCCAATTACCTTGATAAAAAAGTGATACACCAGCAGCGCAATGCCAAAAAACAGGAAAAAACGCCACACCCATGAGGCATAGCCCCATATCAGGAGCCTGCGCTGCATTGAGGGTGACCAAGTGTGTGGTGCCGGGCGACCATAGCCAAACAACGCTTCGCGCAGCCGCCAGCGGCACAGAGCATAAGCACGATCCTGCAGGTTTTCCACCCGCCAGAAATCGCTCAGCAAAAAGTAGCCGTCAAAACGCATAAGGGGGTTGAGGTTAACCACCAGCGTGGTGATCCAAGTCGCGCTGGAGAGCATGAAAGAGGCGGTACGCACCGGGCCGTCAGGCAATAGCGCCCAAACCAGCAGCGCAACGCATGCCAGTATCAGCTCAGCCAGAATCCCGCCGGCGCTGATCAATAACCGGGCGCGTTGATCCTTTAGCTTCCAGGCATCGCTGACATCGGTATAAAACAGCGGGAATAGCACAATAAACGCTACGCCCATGGTCTGTACCCGACAACCAGCGCGCTTAGCCATAAAGGCATGCCCCAGCTCGTGGATAAATTTGGCGAAAATCAGCGCGATGCCGAAGGCTACCATCCCTTGGAGGCTGAACAGGTGGGGAAAGGAGTGGGTATAGCGAACCCAGTCCCGGCTGACAAGAAAGCCCCCCAGCAGC
The genomic region above belongs to Pectobacterium colocasium and contains:
- a CDS encoding HlyD family efflux transporter periplasmic adaptor subunit, which produces MTGGGMGHFLPALRTDLQLVESATGLDGAQQWVLVDSVTGRYFTLTPSAIRLLRHWSLRRPQWVLDAANREPGLPLQDKELEQLLRFLRNHDLIAASDPIQRQAYARKAAASRISLWKTLLHQYLFFRIPLWRPDPILNRCWPWLQRYGLPLLRIVLPLILLLGGFLVSRDWVRYTHSFPHLFSLQGMVAFGIALIFAKFIHELGHAFMAKRAGCRVQTMGVAFIVLFPLFYTDVSDAWKLKDQRARLLISAGGILAELILACVALLVWALLPDGPVRTASFMLSSATWITTLVVNLNPLMRFDGYFLLSDFWRVENLQDRAYALCRWRLREALFGYGRPAPHTWSPSMQRRLLIWGYASWVWRFFLFFGIALLVYHFFIKVIGIVLMLVEIGWFIVLPVVKEIHIWWSMRQTAHLVNLRRSGLILAAVLLVLLFPWRGSIRIPAVLEAESVSVLYAPIAAQVKTRYVTDGQRVKAGELLLELASPDLDYRLNIERQQIAVLQQQRQRGAGRQETASETQVLDQQLAESLARYRGLDAQRQRLSITAPQAGQVRDVARDMTEGRWLTTDMPLLRVVEQGTGKVQGYLPEDSLTRAKAGMTGDFIADDPAYPRLTVQLKDIAPTGTAWLQQEMLASDRHGPIAVRRDRDHNPQPVQAQYRVRFMVQEEQFLPPQQPLRGSVILEGEKESILGAVWRRVAALGIRESGF